The genomic region GTTATTTCAGAAAAAGAGAAACAAATTATTGCTTACCATGAAGCAGGTCATGCTTTGGTGACTTATCATTTGCCCGACGCTGATCCAGTTCAAAAAATTTCAATTATTGCGCGTGGCCAAGCGGGTGGTTATACATTAAAAATGCCATTGGAAGATAGGAGATTACAAACAAAAAAACAATTTTTGGCTGAATTAGGAGTATTGATGGGAGGATATGTTGCTGAGAAAATTTATTTAGGTGATATTTCAACGGGAGCAGCCAATGATTTAAGAGAAGCTTCTGAATTAGCTAGAAAAATGATTGTTAAATTTGGGATGTCTGAGAAGTTAGGCCCGATTACTTTTGGGAAAACTGAGGAATTAATCTTTTTGGGTCGGGAAATTACTGCCGAAAAGAATTATTCGGAAAAAACAGCTGTTGAAATTGATAATGAAGTTAAAAGATTGATTAATGAAGCGGTTAAACAAGCAGAAAAAATAATAAAAACTCATAAAAAACAGATGGATGTTCTAGTGAAAACCTTATTAGAAAAAGAAATCATAGAGAAAGAAGAGTTTGAGGAATTAATGAAAAACTCAAAATAACACAGTTTGAAAAAAATTAAAAAATAAATAAACTAAAAAGAGATATTAATTCTTTTTAGTTTGGGGCGCATAGCTCAGCGGTTAGAGCACAGACCTTATAAGTCTGGGGTCGATGGTTCGAATCCATCTGCGCCCACACTTTTTTTATTTTTTTATTGTTTTATAATCAATAAAAGAACCGCCTAAAACTTTGGCGGAAGACTCTTGCAAATTTTTAGTTTTTCTGGTATAATTAAAGTGTTGTCGATAAACAATAAAAAATATGGCTAATAAATTTGAAAAAATGGAACAATCCATTTCCCAAGAAATGGCAGAGGCGCAGAAAAAATTAATAGAAAAATCATTTAGCAAACGACCAGTTGAAATTAATCTACTTCAAGTTTTAACCAATGACAGCAAACCGATATTTGAAAAGTTAACGGATAAGGCAAAGGATATTGCAAGAAAAACTTATGAAAAAATTTATAATACAGAGGGCGTCAATCGTTTAGCTGGAAAATTAGAAACCGCTTTAAGCCAAAAAAGAGTTAATGTTTATGAAGAAAAATTGTTAACCTTTAAAAACGCTATTGACCAGATTGATTATCGCATCAATTTATTTAATCAAGCTGAAAAGGAATTAACAGATTACAAAGAAAATTTTTTGAAAAGCAATATACCAGGATTAGAAGGAATTGATAATCAATTAAAGAAAATCAGAGAAGAAAGGGAAAAGCTTTTGAATAAAAAAGATAAAATTGCTTCAAAATTTGAAATTGAAAAAAACAAAAGAGATGTTTATGTTGAAAAAAGAAATATTATTGCTCAAAGACTAATAGATTATTATAACCAGAAAATTAAACCGTTTGAGCAGAAAATGGAAATTTTGAATCAACGCAAGAATGATTTAGAAAACAAATGGAAGGAAACAACCAAGCAGTACGAAGAGCGAATAATGGTTTTGGAGAAGCAAAAAAATGATTTATATCAAATTTTGACAAAAATTGGTTTGTCAGAAAGAAAAATTAATAATGATTCTACAATAAAAACTTTGGAAAAATTAATTAACGATACAAAGAAGCAATTAAATTCTCAAAGAATTGCCATAGAAAAGCAAATCTTAGAAGCAGAAAAAAGAATAGAAAAAATAAATAATAGAATGCGACCGCAAGTAGAAAAGAGAAATGAATTTTTAAGAATAATTGAGCGAGCGCCCTTAGATGTTTCAATTAATAAAGAAGAAGATAATAAAGAAGAAGAAAAAGAAGAAAAAAAGGAAGAAGTCGTTAAAATGGAAGAGACAGAAGAAAAAGAAAAAGCAATAGAAATGAGAATAGAAGAATTTCTTAAATACTGGGATAATTATTTAAAAGCGAGTTCTCGTAAGGATTTCGAAAATTATCAATTTTCCGAAAAACAATTTATTGAAAAATTTAATATTTCGCCTAAAAAACCAATGGATATTAAGAATTTTGTTGTATTGTTAAAAAATTTTTATGATGATTATCCCAAAAATCAACAAGACAGGGTTAGAATGCTCATTGACGATTTTATTATTCAATTACCCAAAGAAAAAGGCGAGTAATAAATTTTAAAAATATGACCAATTATAACGACGAGCAAGTTCAAAATAAAAAAAAGGAGATTGAAGAAATTGCTCAAAAAACCAAAGAAGAAATTAAAAAAATCAGCGAAAATTATAAAGAAATTCAAAAAGGTTTTGAAAAACTAATTAAGGATCTTGATGAAATGTTAAAAGATTCTGAGAGGGAGGAAAGAGAAATTGGTAAAGCCGAAAGCGATTTTGAGGAAGAACTTGATAAGTTAATTTTACAAAACGCTCAAGACGAAGCCGAAGAGGCGGAATAAAATTTTTCGAAAACTTTTAACTGAGAATCGCTAAAAATTGTCGAGTTAAATAAACTTGATAAAATTTAAATTTTTAGTATAATTAAATAAATCAAGGGATTGTGCGGTCCTTTTTTATTTATTAAAGATATGATTACTTTAATTCGTCATTTGCCATTATTAAAGCCAAAGAGGTTGAGAAGAGGAGATAAGGTTATTGTTGTCTCTCCTTCTCAGCCCATAACCAATGAGAAACATTTTAAAAGAGGGCTTAAAACCTTAGAAAGCCTTGGTTTTGTGGTTGAAACTTCGAAAAACGTAGATATGGTTTATGGTATGTATAAAGCAGGTACGCCAGAAGAAAGAGCGCAGGATTTAAATGAAGCGTTTGCCAGAAAGGATATAAAGGCAATTTTTATGAGTGTTGGTGGTTATCTTGCTAATCAAGTTTTGCCGTTGCTGGATTATAATTTGATTCGTAAAAACCCTAAAATTTTAATTGGTTTTTCTGATGGAACAACTTTATTAAATGCGATTTATCGCCGAAGTAGAATTGTAACCTTTCATGGTTTTAATATCGAACACTTTTTTATGAAGGCAAATAGTTACACAATTAATTCTTTTAAAAATATTTGTTTTGAAGGAGGAACTACTTTTTTAAGAAGAAGCAAATGGCAAGTATTAAAGCCTGGTCGAGCGCGTGGTAAGTTAGTTGGTGGTAATTTAATTAGTTTTGCAAATTTATTGGGTACTCGTTATTTCCCCGATGTTTCCAATAGTATTTTATTTTTTGAAGAACATGGTGATTATTCTGAAGACGTTGAATGCGCATTAACTCGTTTAATTAACGCAGGATTATTCGTAGAAGGTGGCGTTAGAGGAATTATTTTTGGGAAAATGATAAATGTAACTGTGGGTTCAGCCGATAAAGAATTGGAGAAAAAATTCGGCCGTCCAAAATATTTTACGCTCAATACTATTTTTAAGGAGATTTTGAAACCATATAAAATTCCGGTGGTAACTAATGTTGATTTCGGTGATATTTATTATCCGATGACTATCCCCATTGGCGTAGAGGCGGAATTAGACGCAACAAAAAGAGGGGAAGTAATAATTCGTTTATTAGAGCCAGCAGTTCGATAGTAAAAACTTGGCTAAATTTTAAATTTGAATTAAAGTATTTAAAGAAGGAGCGCCTGTAGCTTAACGGATAAAGCGTCGGCCTCCGGAGCCGAAGACTGCGCGTTCGATTCGCGCCAGGCGCACTTATATGCTTTCTCCAGAGTTATATTATCTTAAAATAGGCAAAGCAGATGAATTATCTAATAGAACAGAAAAAACAATATTTCGCTTTTTTGAAATTTTTCCGGGTTTGTTGTCATGGATAACTTTAATTTTAGTTTTTATTGTGGCGTGGCGATTACCGGTTGTGGCCGCTATTTTTATTATTGTTTTTGATGTTTTTTGGTTAATAAAAACAATTTATTTTAGTATTCACGCTTTTTATAGTTTTAAAATTCTCAGAAAAAATTTAGCAAAAAATTGGTTGGTTGAATTGAAAAATTTACCAAAGGAAAATTATCAACTAAACATCAGTGATTGGCGAGAAATATATCATTTAGTAATTTTACCGATGGTAAGTGAATCTTATGAAATTATATCTTCCACTTTAAATGCATTATCTAATGTTAATTATCCAACTGATCGTTTAATTGTAGTTTTAGCGACAGAAGAAAGAGTTCAAGAACAAATTCAAGAGACTATCACAAAGGTTAAAGAACAATTTGGGAATGTTTTTAAATATTTTTTAATAACGGTTCATCCTAAAGATATTGAAGGAGAAATTGCTGGTAAGGGCGCAAATGCAACATGGGCAGCGCGAGAAGCGAAAAAAAATATAATTGATCCTCTACATATTCCTTATGAAAATATTTTAGTTTCTAATTTTGATATTGATACCGTTATACCAGCAGATTATTTTGGTTGTCTTACATACCATTTTTTAACAGCTAACAAGCCTTTAAATTCTAGTTATCAACCTGTGCCACTTTTTACTAATAATATCTGGGAGGCGCCGGCATTAGCGAGAGTCATTTCTTTTTCGGCAACTTTTTTTCAATTAATTCAACAAGCTCGACCAGAACGAATGACAACTTTTTCCTCCCATTCAATGCCATTTAAGGCTTTGGTTGATATTGATTTTTGGCAAACTAATGTTGTTTCGGAGGATTCACGAATTTTTTGGCAATGTTTTTTGTATTATGATGGCAATTGGGAAATTGTGCCGTTATTTTATCCTGTTTCAATGGATGCAAATGTGGACGCTAAATTTATTAAAACAATGATTAATCAATATAAACAACAAAGACGTTGGGCTTATGGCGTTTTTGATATTGCTTATGCCTTTTTTGGTTTTTTAAAGAACAAAAAAATTCCTTTAAAAAAGAAATTAACCTATGGGTTTTTCCTTTTTGATGGATTTTATTCGTGGGCGACAACCAGTTTAATAATTTTCTTTTTGGGGTGGCTGCCTTTGGTTTTGGGAGGACCAAAATTTAATTTTACCATCCTCTCATTTTATTTACCGAAGATGACATCATATATTCTAACGGTTGCGAATATAGGTATTATTACTTGTGCGATTTTAAATTTTTGGTTCTTGCCGCCACGCCCACCATATTATGGCAAGTGGCGTTATGTTTATTTTGTTTTACAATGGTTTTTAACTCCAATAAATTTAATTTTCTTTGGGAGCATACCAGCGTTAGACGCTCAAACAAGATTAATGATTAAGAAATATATGGGTTTTTGGGTGACACCAAAACATCGTAAGCTCAAAATCAATTAATTTTTAATTTCTAAAAATAAAGTTATAATAAAAATGTTTTTATGAATAAAAACGATTTTATTAAAATTAAAGATTATTTGTGGGAGATTCCAAAAACATTCAGAGATGATATGCGTGTTTCTGCAAGAGTTTATGCGAGTGAAAAATTAATTGATGAATCAATGCGCGATCGTTCTATTCATCAATTAATCAATGTGGCAACCTTGCCGGGAATTATTAATTATAGTTTAGCAATGCCTGATATTCACGAAGGTTACGGTTTTCCTATTGGGGGTGTTGCGGCTATTGATGCAAAAGAAGGCGTAATTTCACCCGGTGGAGTCGGTTATGATATTAATTGTGGGATGCGTATTTTATTGTCTGATTATTCAAAAATTGATTTAGAACCATATTTAGATAGATTAGCAACAGCCATTGCTAAGGCAGTACCGTCAGGTCTTGGGAGAGGACATAAAGAAGGATTAAGCATTATAGATTTGGATAAAATTTTAAATGGCGGCGCAAAAAAATTAGTGGCAGATGGATATGGAGAGAAGGAGGATATTGAACTTTGTGAATCAAATGGATGTTTGGATTTTGCCGATGCAAAACTAGTTTCGTATAAAGCTAAAGATCGAGGTAGAGATCAGCTAGGAACTTTAGGGAGCGGGAATCATTTTTTAGAAATTCTTAAGGTAGCAGAAATTTTTGATGAGAGGCTTGCTCAAGTAATGGGATTTTTTCATGATCAAGTAGTTGTTATGATTCATACTGGTTCAAGAGGGCTGGGGCATCAGGTGGCAACCGATTATATTCAACAAATGATGAAGTCAATGAAAAAATATAATATAAATGTTCCTGATAGAGAATTGGTTTGCGCGCCATTCCAAAGTGAGGAAGGACAAAGTTATTTTAGAGCAATGAGTGCGGCTGCCAATTTTGCTTGGGCTAATCGCCAAATGATTACTTTTTATATTCGGGAGGCTTGGGAGAAAATTTTGGGTAGAGATAAAAAATTAAAAATGTTGTATGATGTGGCGCATAACATTGCTAAATTAGAGGAGTATGAAATAGAAGGAGAAAAAAAGAAACTTCTAATTCATCGCAAAGGTTCAACGCGTGCTTTTCCGCCATTTCATCCAGAAATTCCCAAAAAATATCAAGCCATTGGTCAACCGGTATTGATTCCGGGCAGTATGGGGACAGCTTCATATATTTTGGTTGGGACAGAAAAAGGATTAGAAAGTTGGTATTCCACTTGTCATGGTGCTGGTCGAAGGATGTCGCGTATGGCAGCAGTTAAAAATCTTTCTCCGAAAGAAATTATTAAATATTTAGAAAATAAAGGGATTTTAGTTAAATGTGAAAGTTTGAAGGGTTTAGCCGAAGAAGCCCCAGAGGCATATAAAGACATAAATGAAGTGGTTAATATTGTTCACCAGAGCGATTTATCATTAAAAGTGGCTAAACTAGTGCCTTTGTCGGTAATAAAAGGAGAGTGATTATGAAAATTTTAGCCAAAAATAGCAAAGCGGAATTTAATTATGAAATTTTAGAAAGAATTGAAGCAGGAATCCAATTGCTTGGATGTGAGGTTAAATCTGTAAAAAATGGCAATGTTAATTTAACTGGTTCATTTGCCCAAATTTATGGTAATGAAATTTATTTAATCAATGCTAAAATTCCAGCTTGGCAGCCCCAAAATGCCCCTTTTAACTATCAAGATGATCGGAGCCGCAAGTTATTGCTTCATAGAGAAGAAATTAAGCGATTAATTGGCAAAATGAAAACCGAGCGTTTATTGCTTATTCCCCTGGCGGTTTACTTGAAAAAAAATAAAATTAAAGTAGAATTAGGACTTGGTAGAAGCAGACATAAAATTGATAAAAGAGATATAATAAAACAACGCGAAGTAGAAAGAGAGATAGCCCGCAACTTTAAAAATTATCAATTTTAGTCAAAAGGGGGATGATCGGCCTCGAGACGGAAAAGCATTTTCGAGTCAGGCCGAGGAGCCGTTACCTCGTAAATCAACGGGAAACAAAAAACTGCCAATTTTAGCAGAAATTTGGCTTTTGCTTTAGCATAAGCCCATCCAATTAGCTGATGCTCGATAGGCTAAAAGGGTGTCAAATTATCGAGCTTGGCTCTTTCTAGGCGTCTTTGGCTAGAAGAGCAACCTAACTCCAAAGACAGGGACTAATAATTTTGCCGATTTTAGATATTAGTCCTTAAGAAAAATCGGCTGATTGTCTGGAAAGCTCGAAAATCAACTTTTTCGTCCACGCGGGTTCGATTCCCGCCATCTCCACTAAATTATCCGGTCGGTCGATTTTTAAAATTCTAAGATAAAAAGATTTAACATCAACAACCAAATAAGAGCGAGAGAAGTTAGAGTAATTGATGAGAATGGTCAAAATTTGGGGGTAATGTCATTGGAAGAAGCTTTACGTTTGGCGCAGTCAAGAAATTTAGATGTGGTTGAAATTACAAGCAAAGCTAATCCTGTCGTGGTGAAAATTTGCGATTTTGGCAAATTTTTATATCAACAAGAGAAAGAAGAAAGGAAAAAGAGGATGAAAGAACGCAGTGATGAAATGAAGCATGTTCGATTGGGTTTTAATATTGGCAGACATGATATGGAAGTAAAAGCGCGGCAAGCTGAGGAATTTTTGAAGGATGGTTTAAAAATCCAAATTGAACTC from Patescibacteria group bacterium harbors:
- a CDS encoding LD-carboxypeptidase, encoding MITLIRHLPLLKPKRLRRGDKVIVVSPSQPITNEKHFKRGLKTLESLGFVVETSKNVDMVYGMYKAGTPEERAQDLNEAFARKDIKAIFMSVGGYLANQVLPLLDYNLIRKNPKILIGFSDGTTLLNAIYRRSRIVTFHGFNIEHFFMKANSYTINSFKNICFEGGTTFLRRSKWQVLKPGRARGKLVGGNLISFANLLGTRYFPDVSNSILFFEEHGDYSEDVECALTRLINAGLFVEGGVRGIIFGKMINVTVGSADKELEKKFGRPKYFTLNTIFKEILKPYKIPVVTNVDFGDIYYPMTIPIGVEAELDATKRGEVIIRLLEPAVR
- the smpB gene encoding SsrA-binding protein SmpB, with product MKILAKNSKAEFNYEILERIEAGIQLLGCEVKSVKNGNVNLTGSFAQIYGNEIYLINAKIPAWQPQNAPFNYQDDRSRKLLLHREEIKRLIGKMKTERLLLIPLAVYLKKNKIKVELGLGRSRHKIDKRDIIKQREVEREIARNFKNYQF
- a CDS encoding RtcB family protein encodes the protein MNKNDFIKIKDYLWEIPKTFRDDMRVSARVYASEKLIDESMRDRSIHQLINVATLPGIINYSLAMPDIHEGYGFPIGGVAAIDAKEGVISPGGVGYDINCGMRILLSDYSKIDLEPYLDRLATAIAKAVPSGLGRGHKEGLSIIDLDKILNGGAKKLVADGYGEKEDIELCESNGCLDFADAKLVSYKAKDRGRDQLGTLGSGNHFLEILKVAEIFDERLAQVMGFFHDQVVVMIHTGSRGLGHQVATDYIQQMMKSMKKYNINVPDRELVCAPFQSEEGQSYFRAMSAAANFAWANRQMITFYIREAWEKILGRDKKLKMLYDVAHNIAKLEEYEIEGEKKKLLIHRKGSTRAFPPFHPEIPKKYQAIGQPVLIPGSMGTASYILVGTEKGLESWYSTCHGAGRRMSRMAAVKNLSPKEIIKYLENKGILVKCESLKGLAEEAPEAYKDINEVVNIVHQSDLSLKVAKLVPLSVIKGE
- a CDS encoding glycosyltransferase family 2 protein; its protein translation is MLSPELYYLKIGKADELSNRTEKTIFRFFEIFPGLLSWITLILVFIVAWRLPVVAAIFIIVFDVFWLIKTIYFSIHAFYSFKILRKNLAKNWLVELKNLPKENYQLNISDWREIYHLVILPMVSESYEIISSTLNALSNVNYPTDRLIVVLATEERVQEQIQETITKVKEQFGNVFKYFLITVHPKDIEGEIAGKGANATWAAREAKKNIIDPLHIPYENILVSNFDIDTVIPADYFGCLTYHFLTANKPLNSSYQPVPLFTNNIWEAPALARVISFSATFFQLIQQARPERMTTFSSHSMPFKALVDIDFWQTNVVSEDSRIFWQCFLYYDGNWEIVPLFYPVSMDANVDAKFIKTMINQYKQQRRWAYGVFDIAYAFFGFLKNKKIPLKKKLTYGFFLFDGFYSWATTSLIIFFLGWLPLVLGGPKFNFTILSFYLPKMTSYILTVANIGIITCAILNFWFLPPRPPYYGKWRYVYFVLQWFLTPINLIFFGSIPALDAQTRLMIKKYMGFWVTPKHRKLKIN
- the infC gene encoding translation initiation factor IF-3, yielding MNNQIRAREVRVIDENGQNLGVMSLEEALRLAQSRNLDVVEITSKANPVVVKICDFGKFLYQQEKEERKKRMKERSDEMKHVRLGFNIGRHDMEVKARQAEEFLKDGLKIQIELILRGREKSHKDLAEKKLKEFLTFINHPYKIIQDIKSAPRGLIITISS